The following is a genomic window from Fusarium verticillioides 7600 chromosome 5, whole genome shotgun sequence.
TCACAGCCCGACGACTAATAGGCCTCGTGGACTAGTATCAGCCCTTTCTTGACGAGCGCACGAGCCTCATGTTCCCTGGTCTACGTTCACACCTCTCCTTGATCCCTTGACATTGAAAATCTAGAACGCAGGGGAAGCTTGCgttgcatcatcatcaccatcatggcatctGCAGACGAGAAGCCACCAGTCTTCAATTACATCCTCAGCTTCGTTCTTGTCGGCCTCGCGTGGGGCTTCACAACCCCTTTCATCCGTCGTGCCGCTCAATCACATAATCCACCTACGCATCCGGTGCTCGAGAGCCCATCAGTTCAATCTAGCTGGCTGAAGTCAAAGTTATACGGAGCTTTCTTTGCGGTCATTGACCTTTTGAAGAATCCTCGTTACGCAATCCCATTGGTTCTTAATCTTACGGGAAGcatctggttcttcttgcttaTTGGACAGGCTGGTAAGTTGTGCTTTCTTAACTCGCCTGTCAAAGGTTGTCAGGGGGTGTCGATCGCGGATAGTCTAGTGAATCTTTGCCACGCCGAGGTGTTAGTTACTAATGACGACAATCAGAATTGAGCTTGACCGTGCCCATTGTAAACACTTTGGCGTTCCTCTTTACCGTCCTGGGTGATTGGTACGTTGATGGTAAAGTGATCAGTAAAGGTGAGTTTGTGTTCTTCCATAGCTCTTTGTGTATTGACCATTTTAGATACTGCGGTTGGAATGGCTCTTATGTTGGTTGGAATTGGTTTGTGTGTTCAGAGCAAGCGTTGATAGACTAGATTACATGCAATTGAACGTCAATGATTTTGTATTCAATAAATGCTTCGTTCGGATTGGTTACCAAACAATGGGAGCAACATGTATGGGAGACTCCACTTCGGAAGGACTTATTTGGTGAAATATAAACCACAATCATGGGTGAGGCATATAAGTCATGAAGTGAAGAGAAAATCATTAAAGAATGcaggagaagaggcagagtAAATAGTTATGTTATTGTTCTGCTCCAGGCAGTTCATGGAGCCCAGCCCCGTTCTCCTAATCAAGGTCCTACAAGACCCAGGAGATGCTCTCCATCTATCTCAAAGTGTGCCCAAGCAACATAAATCTGTATCGTTTACATCCAGTAAAACAAACCATGACTCATCAAgtcatgaagaagatatAACAAACATGTTTATCCTTTGCAAAAATCACAACCCCAAACCTCAACTCTCCCCCTTAAATATCCGGTCGTCAAGGGTATTCGTTAAAGAATCGTATGCGTCAAAGAAGTAATAGGAAGAAAGTTTTCATGATTAGCGTAGACGTCGTTCGCTTGCTTTTGGTTCTCTTCGTTTCGTCCCTCGTTCATCACAACCGTTGGTCCTGGGGGTATCTTAGATCGTACGTGGTGGCTTCGTCGTTCCTGGTTCCCTGGTGTATCGTTCACCGGCGTGCTCGGAGCCAGCGGAGCACGCTTCGGAGACTGGGATCTTCTGCCGTCCAGCGGCCCATTCCTTCATCCGaggccttgagctcggcgTAGATTACTTCGTCGGCGATGGCTGAGAGCTCCTGTAGCAAGAGTTAGTCTGGGATGGCTTAGAGCATTGGAGGTTATCGTACCGCTCGCAGTTGACGATCGCATGCTCGAAGTTGAGACTGGTTGCTCGAGTTTGGTAAGCCGCCCTGCAGCACCTGTTTTCTGTATTCAACCCATCGTTGAGCCGCCGCTTGTCGAAGGTAAATCTTCTGTCCCTCGTGTCGTCTCGCGTACGCGTCCAGGAGAACCCTTTGAGGTGTTAGTGATCTTGTCCCGAGTCCCTGCCTAGCAAACTTGATGACCTACTGTTTAAGCTCGGCCTTCACCTGCTCTTGCTCTCCACCAGGGGGAGTTGGCACGCTGGTGTCTGCACCACATTCCAGAATGTGTTGCCCATCCAGCGCACATTGTCGAAGGGCAGCCCATCCTTCGGTGTAATAGTCTGCAGTGTCCTCAGGGTCGACAGGAGCAGCAGCTATGTAGTATTGCAGTGTTCGGAAATCAGAGAGAACTTCAGCAACTCGCATTGTGCGGAACTCGTTTACTGTAGCAGATAACAAGTTCACGTGTCAGTGTCTCTGAGTCTTTAAAGGGGGCTGTGGTGATGCAAAGATGCCAATTGACCACTGTAGATAGTTGCCAAGCTGGCCAGGTATAACTTACATCCGTCCATTGTTTCTTAGTGTTTAGTTGGAATTGATTTAGAAAGGTCAAGGTGTTCAGACTCGCTGGGACACGAagacaacaaggccaaaaTGGAAGACGAGTTAGGAAATAGACTCGGGATATAATCGAACCAAAGCAAAATTGATTTGAATCGTAAAATAGTCGGTGATGAAAAAGTTGACGAAAATGGTAGGTAAGGAAATATTATAAGAGCTTTGTCATGTCGATCACTTGGTAATAGTTGAGAGAAGCCGGTTCTTCAATGCTTgcttgattgattgactgaaCAATCGAAACAAGCAGCAGAACCGGGCATCCTTTTTGTATTGTATTATCGTGATGGTTGTCGAAGGCCTCCCAGATACTCCATCGAGAAGCTAGAAACAGACAcagacaacaagaagagttCCAAAGAAGCTCTTGCTCCAGAAAAGTCTCCATCTAGTCTAACTTGAGTCTACAGCTCGACCTAAGCTTGCCAAAGGCATACCATGCTCCACCAACGGGAAGCGAACGGCTACTAGGTCCAAGGGGGGATACCACCCGACATCAAGCACcccctcctctcttcccAGTCGAAGAGCCCCTACGACACACATGAGAGGCTCGGCAATTAAAGCCAGCCTTCTGAGACAGAATCCTGGGCCACCAGTGAGAGAGTCGAGATGTGCCTCCACTCAGGACGACCATTTGCAAGCGCATGTTCAAGTGCAAGCTCAAAAACATCGACGACCCCGGACCAGCTGGTGGCAAACCATCATACTATCGAATGGAACCCAAGCACAAGGCCAAAGCCTTACCCTCAGCCCTACTCCATACCCTGTCCTGCCCCTGGATATATGCAGAGTACTGCAGGGCCCGGAGAGTAAAGAGCCCCATGTAGGCAGGTACtgtagtgtagtgtagtgtagtgtGTATGTGTGTGGCACGTCATgagcatggcatggcatggtatggtgttgagggtgaggatgaaATCAATGGGGGCGTGTCCAGCCACACCCGGTTTTTCTCTCCCAATAGGGTCGAGCATCCGTGATGTTCTGCTTGAGAGGCGTCAAAGAGGCgtttctctttcttctcggcTCGGTTTGTAGTTTAAGCACGATACCGTATTCCGTCTTTAGACAGAGCGGCGTGGGTCAAGACTCAAGCCATTGCGAATTTCACATATCTTCAGTTTTCCGACGGACCAAAACATCCTAAAAAGCATGCTTTCCCGAGCAAAACAAAAGTAAAAATACACCGGGTATGTTAACGTTATACGCTAGGAACCGTGCGTGCAGTCACTTTTCCTGCAGGGGTGGGTGTGGTTGTCAGAAACAAGTCTCCGCAGAGAGAGATGCTAAGCTTGGGATACTGTACAATACCTGCCCTTGCGTGTAGAGCAAAGACACGGTCAAAGTATTTGATGGTTAATTAGTTgtgagagaaaaaaagatgTGTAGGTTGTTGAATAGCGCAGGTGGATGTGGTGGGTTGGCGCCGCTCAGCTACCTGGCTACCCATGAGCCACTCACTAGTTGTTCCCGAATAGGAAACGCCCTGTAGCTCTATCGGGGCAGCGAGGCCAATAGGCGCGCGGATGAAGCTTTCACAACTGTCCGGGGCGAGCTGGAAGGCCGTAAAGGGTCAAGCCTATCTACACGAGGCCGTCTGAAAAGTGAATGCAACCCTACAAGACATGGGCATGACGCGACGCaagacaaagtcaaaagGCTGAGTCAATGGCGGTGATTCCGATATGAGGAGTTATCGAAATAATGATTCATGTTGTTCACCCGGGTGATTGACGACTCTTGTCACCGACTTCCAGGTTTGATACACAATGTAATGCTAgattacctacctagatGGTTGACATGGGGGGTAGGTAAGATAGTCCATGGATGTCAAGTCAGATCTGAGACCAGCCCAGGGCCTGCTGCATCTATCACACTTAACTCAGCACCTAGCTTGCTTACTTGGCTTGTCAATTCCAGCTCGTCCAGGTTCATTTCAACAAGGCATATTGCAGATATTGCAAAACATTGGGCTCTCCTCGAAACCATGAGGCACAGAATCGTCAGATGACCGTATcttcactcactcactatcAAGCATCCATAATCCAAAGAACTGTTCCTGGTCCATGCCGTGGCGTCATGTCCTCTATCTATTCTCTGCATGGACGCCGTTTGAGGCCGCTCACATTCTCTCCCCCAACCAAACGTCAttcctcttgttctccaACCGTTATTGACTTGTCCAAACTAAAGAAAGCCCAAACTAGTGCTACTACGAACTCTCTACCATTTGCCTTCTCAACGTTCGCCTCCCATCCCATACCATCCTCAACACGAACTCCTCCGTCTCGGTTACTTTCTATcgctcccgctcccgctCCCGCGCCTTGTTTCTGTAAACAACTTACATCAGAACTTGATCCCGTTTTTGGATTGGCCGtggcttgttttctttcaGCGCCCCTGGGAGGCTCAAATCGGCGCTTACTCTGGGTAGCCAgccatcaactccaaggagCCTCCCAGTAAACCAGGGCCCCCTGTAAGGACGTAGTAGTAGATCCGATCGACCGGATGGATGGCTTTCACTTTCAGAATTCAGATCATATTCCACAAGCCTTGTCAACAAGCTTGTCCATGCCAGGAGAAACATTCATTGCCAGCCACTTGCTTTCTCCAAATCTGTGCATTGACATATTTGACCCCATATGATTATCACTTCCAAGGATGTGATGAAGGCACTAGCATAGTTCGGGATAGCTCTGTTTGCACATTCATTCAAACTTGGAAATCATACTTGAAATCACTCGTCCAGAAGCCTCTTTTGTCATTCACGTTCTAGATTCTCGTATGACTTAGAGATCAATACCAATTGAGCTTGTTTTGGAGAAAGTAAATGACACAAGGTATGCGCATTGACCAAAATTAGAACAAACCACGCTAGAACAAACTTGCACCAAATCGAACTGGCTTCGCTGCGAGGCTTGCGCCTTTGTAGATCCACTATTGAGAAATATTGGTTTTCTCAACTCTCAAACCTACACTACACGCATCCCTGACCCACTAACTGGCATATCTTGGGCCCATCGTAGGCTCCTAGCAACTTGGCGCGAGGCATACTCGTCCTCAATTGGGTCATCAGGCGCGACTGTTGTCATTTGCTCAATTGAAAAGTCTCATCAATTTCTATTGCACATGGTCAGGACGGCTAGTGACACACTGGCGAGGACCCACGCCCACGACGGCATCCGGTTCTCTGATCTTGATAATCCACCCCCCTGCATTGGCATTGCATGGCCCACGTTCCTGGGAGCAGAACGTCGTCCCTGCAGCCCGCGAATCAGGGTTATCATTCCTCGCGACACAGTGCACCGACCTTCTACTATGGCCAGCCGACTATGTTTCAACCCATGTTCCATATCATTCTCTCCACTTGCTCAGTCCTTCTCTGCGATAGCTTGTAACCTGTCGTCAATCTCGTCCTCAGTCAATGTTCGGAATCCCGAGTAGGTTCCCTCTTCACCGTCAGGTCGAGGCCCACCTACGATACCGATCTCGatctctcccttcttgaaATCCATGCTCAGAACTGTGCTCAGTGTTGTGATGGccagctcaacaacctcttcccAAGATCCCTCCGCATGCTCCTTGTTAcggagcttcttctcaaggtgGTTCAGCGCCTCCTGTTGCTTCGGGCCTGCCGCAGTTCCCTTGTAACCGATGTAGTATCCAGCAGGGTCGCACTTGAACAGCTGGGGGCCATATTCGGAGTCGAGCGAAATCAGAGTGGTCGCAACGCCGTAAGGTCGCATGTAAGCCTGGGGTAGAGTCAGTATATGATTGGTCGCAattttgaggatgagaatatGCTTACTCGTTGAGTGTAGACTTGGCTGATGTTGGCAAGACGCTTGGCTAGTGCATCAGCTGGCATCTCATACCCATACTTGTATCGAAATTCTGCTGCTTCGCCCTGAGCCCTTTGAGCGAAAGCCCGGGCATCTGCGATGGATCCTGTGATGACGCAGCCGACCGAGGGAgagagctggaagatgtGGGTGACAGAGGCGGGGTCCATAAGCTTGTCCTATTGTCTTCATCAGTGCTGACCATGAGATTgtccaacatcatcaacgtaCGGGGACCTTCTTCTGAGACAGAACAACGGCACAGTCCTTGCCTCTCACACCGACGGACATAATGTTGGCAGCCGTAATCGCTTTGAAGGCATACTCTGAATTCATGTCAGTCCTGAATCATGTATCAATCAACGTCATCGGCCAAAGAAATCGTAGGGTTCGGTGCTCTTGACGCTCGGGATTCGCATACCAACTTGGTACAGCCGGCCATTGTCAGCGAAGATGGTAATGTGTCGATCGTATGCGCCGGCTGTTCATTGTGTGTTAGCAAGGATGCCATAAACCGTATTGATGCAGCATAACATACCCGACATTGTGGAGGATTTGTGTATTTAACGGTTCGGAATCGGGTAGGTTTAGGGGACGAGGCTCGAGAAGAACTTGTTAAGTTCTCAATGAGGAGAGTTTGGGATGTTGATTGACGTTGCAGAGGTTGAGGGGAGCTATTGTGGGTTGAGATAGTCGACGCGTTAGCAGGAGCTTGCCTAGAGCACAGTGAGGCAACGGAGCTCAATGGAAGGCTGAGTTGATGCCTCGCTGGCATTAGGTAATCCTCAGGCAGAATGTG
Proteins encoded in this region:
- a CDS encoding 20S proteasome subunit alpha 1 — its product is MNSEYAFKAITAANIMSVGVRGKDCAVVLSQKKVPDKLMDPASVTHIFQLSPSVGCVITGSIADARAFAQRAQGEAAEFRYKYGYEMPADALAKRLANISQVYTQRAYMRPYGVATTLISLDSEYGPQLFKCDPAGYYIGYKGTAAGPKQQEALNHLEKKLRNKEHAEGSWEEVVELAITTLSTVLSMDFKKGEIEIGIVGGPRPDGEEGTYSGFRTLTEDEIDDRLQAIAEKD
- a CDS encoding 20S proteasome subunit alpha 1, coding for MSAGAYDRHITIFADNGRLYQVEYAFKAITAANIMSVGVRGKDCAVVLSQKKVPDKLMDPASVTHIFQLSPSVGCVITGSIADARAFAQRAQGEAAEFRYKYGYEMPADALAKRLANISQVYTQRAYMRPYGVATTLISLDSEYGPQLFKCDPAGYYIGYKGTAAGPKQQEALNHLEKKLRNKEHAEGSWEEVVELAITTLSTVLSMDFKKGEIEIGIVGGPRPDGEEGTYSGFRTLTEDEIDDRLQAIAEKD